A window of the Bradyrhizobium diazoefficiens genome harbors these coding sequences:
- a CDS encoding type I restriction endonuclease subunit R has protein sequence MTAFTESIVEEAALDWLARLGYAVLHGPDIADGGAAAERVGSGYRDVILDRRLRSALARINPDLPAEALEDAHRKLARLDAPSLIERNRSVHRMLVDGINVEFRRKDGSIGGAQARLIDFDDPAQNDWLAVNQFTMAEGQHLRRPDVVLFVNGLPLAVIELKNAADEGADVWAAFRQLQTYQAQIPALFSTNVALLASDGAQARIGSIGAGREWFKPWRTITGRDEAIKLAELQVVLEGVFEHRRFLDLIRYFVVFEALEGGKLVKKMAGYHQFHAVNVALEETLRAAIPAESWHKSQGFTDEEGRYDAGPMAGGEDGDRRVGVVWHTQGSGKSLTMAFYAGRVILAPEMGNPTIVVLTDRNDLDDQLFGTFARCRDLLRQPPVQAEDRADLRAKLSVAGGGVVFTTIQKFFPEERGDRHPVLSERRNIVVIADEAHRSQYDFIDGFARHMRDAMPRASFIGFTGTPIEQTDANTRAVFGDYISVYDIQRAVIDGATVPIYYESRLAKLELKASERPNIDPDFEDATEGEEVERKEKLKSKWAQLEAVVGSDSRITLIARDMVEHFETRLGAMDGKAMVVVMSRRIAVALYDEIVKLRPAWHGEDDDKGTLKIIMTGSASDPLEWQPHIRSKSRREDMAERFRDAKDPFKIVIVRDMWLTGFDAPSLSTMYVDKPMRGHGLMQAIARVNRVFRDKPGGLVVDYLGLADELRQALVTYTEAGGTGRTALDQAEAVAVMLEKYEVCRGLFHGFDWSHWLTGTAGQKVSLLPEAQEHILAQEDGKSRLMQAVNELSKAFALAVPHAEALRIRDDVGFFQAVRAVLAKNEPGERKSSEDLDHAIRQIISNAMVSDEVVDIFAAAGLKKPDISILSDEFLAEVRGMPQRNLAVELLQKLLKGEIKVRSRRNVVQARAFSEMLEQALRRYQNRAIETAKVIEELIQLAKDMRQAAQRGEDLGLSDDEVAFYDALETNDSAVKVLGDDALRTIARELVATVRANVTIDWTVRDNVRAQLRVLVKRILRKYGYPPDLQEKATQTVLEQAEALSEGWATI, from the coding sequence ATGACCGCCTTCACCGAATCCATCGTCGAGGAGGCTGCGCTCGATTGGTTGGCGCGGCTCGGCTATGCCGTGCTGCACGGCCCGGATATCGCCGATGGCGGAGCAGCCGCGGAACGGGTCGGGTCCGGATATCGCGATGTGATTCTGGACCGGCGATTGCGCTCAGCGTTGGCTCGGATCAATCCCGACTTGCCGGCCGAAGCGCTGGAGGACGCCCACCGCAAGCTGGCGCGGCTCGATGCGCCGTCGCTGATCGAGCGCAACCGCTCTGTCCACCGCATGCTGGTCGACGGAATCAATGTCGAGTTTCGTCGCAAGGATGGCTCGATCGGTGGCGCGCAGGCGCGCCTGATCGATTTCGACGATCCCGCGCAGAATGACTGGCTCGCCGTCAACCAGTTCACGATGGCGGAGGGGCAGCACCTTCGCCGGCCCGACGTCGTGCTGTTCGTCAACGGCCTGCCGCTCGCCGTGATCGAATTGAAGAACGCCGCCGACGAGGGCGCGGACGTCTGGGCGGCATTCCGCCAGCTCCAGACCTACCAGGCGCAAATTCCGGCGCTGTTTTCGACCAATGTGGCTCTGCTCGCGTCTGACGGCGCGCAGGCCCGGATTGGCTCGATCGGCGCTGGGCGGGAATGGTTCAAGCCCTGGCGCACCATCACCGGACGCGACGAAGCGATCAAGCTCGCCGAGTTGCAGGTGGTGCTGGAGGGTGTGTTCGAGCACCGGCGCTTCCTCGATCTGATCCGCTACTTCGTCGTGTTCGAGGCGCTTGAGGGCGGCAAGCTGGTCAAGAAGATGGCCGGCTATCACCAGTTCCACGCCGTCAACGTTGCGCTGGAGGAAACCTTGCGCGCGGCGATCCCGGCGGAGAGCTGGCACAAGTCGCAGGGCTTTACCGACGAGGAAGGCCGCTATGACGCCGGGCCGATGGCGGGTGGCGAGGATGGCGATCGACGCGTCGGCGTCGTCTGGCATACGCAAGGCTCAGGCAAGAGCCTGACCATGGCGTTCTATGCCGGCCGGGTGATCCTGGCGCCCGAGATGGGAAATCCTACCATCGTGGTGCTGACCGACCGCAACGATCTCGACGACCAGTTGTTCGGCACCTTCGCACGGTGCCGCGACCTGCTGCGCCAACCGCCGGTGCAGGCGGAGGACCGCGCCGACCTGCGCGCAAAACTGTCGGTCGCGGGCGGCGGCGTGGTGTTCACCACCATCCAGAAATTCTTTCCGGAGGAGCGTGGCGACCGCCATCCCGTTCTGTCGGAGCGACGCAACATCGTCGTGATCGCCGACGAAGCGCATCGCAGCCAATACGATTTCATCGACGGCTTTGCGCGACACATGCGCGACGCGATGCCGCGGGCGTCGTTCATCGGCTTCACGGGAACACCGATCGAGCAGACTGATGCCAATACGCGAGCCGTGTTCGGCGATTACATCAGCGTCTACGACATCCAGCGCGCGGTGATCGATGGCGCCACGGTGCCGATCTATTACGAGAGCCGGCTAGCCAAACTGGAATTGAAGGCGTCCGAGCGACCGAACATCGACCCCGACTTCGAGGATGCGACCGAAGGCGAGGAGGTCGAGCGCAAGGAAAAGCTCAAGAGCAAATGGGCGCAACTCGAAGCGGTGGTCGGCTCCGACAGCCGGATCACGCTGATCGCGCGCGATATGGTCGAGCATTTCGAGACCCGGCTCGGCGCTATGGACGGCAAAGCGATGGTGGTGGTTATGAGCCGGCGTATCGCCGTCGCGCTCTACGACGAGATCGTCAAGCTGCGGCCGGCCTGGCACGGCGAGGATGACGACAAAGGCACGCTCAAGATCATCATGACGGGCTCGGCGTCTGATCCACTGGAATGGCAGCCGCACATTCGCAGCAAGTCGCGCCGCGAAGACATGGCCGAGCGGTTCCGCGACGCCAAGGACCCGTTCAAGATCGTGATCGTGCGCGACATGTGGTTGACCGGCTTTGACGCACCCAGCCTTTCGACCATGTATGTCGACAAACCGATGCGCGGCCATGGGCTGATGCAGGCGATCGCGCGGGTCAATCGCGTGTTCAGGGATAAGCCGGGCGGACTGGTGGTCGACTATCTCGGCCTCGCCGACGAGCTGCGGCAAGCGCTCGTGACCTACACTGAAGCCGGCGGCACGGGGCGGACTGCGCTTGACCAGGCAGAAGCGGTTGCCGTGATGCTGGAGAAATACGAGGTCTGCCGTGGCTTGTTTCATGGCTTCGACTGGTCGCATTGGTTGACGGGGACCGCTGGGCAGAAGGTCTCGCTCTTGCCCGAAGCCCAGGAGCACATCCTCGCACAGGAGGATGGAAAGAGCCGCCTGATGCAGGCGGTCAACGAGTTGTCGAAGGCGTTCGCTTTGGCCGTCCCGCACGCCGAGGCGTTACGAATCCGTGACGACGTGGGTTTCTTCCAGGCGGTGAGAGCCGTGCTGGCCAAGAACGAGCCAGGCGAGCGCAAGAGCAGCGAAGACCTCGACCACGCCATTCGACAGATCATCTCGAATGCCATGGTCTCGGACGAGGTGGTCGATATCTTCGCTGCTGCAGGGCTGAAGAAGCCGGACATCTCGATCCTTTCTGACGAATTCCTGGCCGAGGTCCGCGGCATGCCGCAGCGGAATCTGGCCGTCGAGCTGCTGCAGAAGCTGCTGAAGGGTGAGATCAAGGTCCGTTCACGCCGCAATGTCGTGCAGGCGCGGGCTTTCTCCGAGATGCTTGAGCAGGCGCTTCGTCGCTATCAGAACCGTGCGATCGAGACGGCGAAGGTGATCGAGGAGCTCATCCAACTCGCCAAAGATATGCGTCAGGCCGCGCAACGCGGTGAAGACCTCGGGTTGAGCGATGATGAAGTCGCCTTCTATGACGCGCTAGAGACCAACGACAGTGCGGTGAAGGTTCTGGGGGATGACGCGCTTCGGACTATTGCTCGCGAGCTGGTCGCTACGGTTCGCGCCAACGTCACGATCGACTGGACCGTGCGCGACAACGTTCGCGCACAGCTCCGCGTGCTGGTGAAGCGGATCCTCCGTAAATATGGCTATCCGCCGGACCTTCAGGAGAAAGCGACCCAAACGGTGCTCGAACAAGCCGAAGCGCTTTCGGAGGGATGGGCTACGATTTGA
- a CDS encoding restriction endonuclease subunit S: MAADWQISSLGELIEVKHGFAFSGAFIQEDARGDILLTPGNFAIGGGFKGDKLKYYDGPVSKDFVLRQGDLLVSMTDLSKQADTLGYPAIVPQCRSGSRYLHNQRLGKVQIKAPDAIDLKFLNYLFRTSEYRHEVLASATGTTVKHTSPERIKRFKFFRPPLDEQRAIAHILGTLDDKIELNWRMNETLAAMSRALFKSWFVDFDPVRVKVEGRNGPLPETIGAHFPHRFSKGKEGRIPEGWFNRELGELVDLQRGTTYKSGLKHLPGPVLLGLASIERNGGFRDRNLSTYGGPSPANLILRPGDMYASLKDVTQSADLLGAVAKVPPYIEQGRLTQDTVKLIFKSAKTSRHIVYQTLLSDDYRVYCRAHATGTTNLGLSRDDFLAFPILQPSEKVQRLFDDAIEQLECRMAIAVGESRTLAALRDTLLPKLISGELRVKAAEKMLEAVA, from the coding sequence ATGGCGGCTGATTGGCAAATTAGTTCGTTGGGGGAGCTAATCGAGGTAAAGCATGGCTTTGCGTTCAGTGGTGCGTTTATTCAGGAAGATGCTCGCGGCGACATCCTCTTAACTCCTGGCAACTTCGCTATCGGTGGTGGATTTAAAGGCGACAAGCTGAAGTACTACGACGGCCCAGTTTCGAAGGATTTCGTTCTGCGGCAGGGCGACCTTTTGGTCTCAATGACTGATCTCAGCAAGCAAGCTGACACACTTGGCTACCCGGCCATTGTGCCTCAATGCCGATCTGGCAGTCGGTATCTACACAATCAACGGCTTGGCAAGGTTCAGATCAAGGCCCCGGACGCGATTGATCTAAAGTTTCTAAATTATCTCTTCCGTACCAGTGAGTACCGTCACGAAGTACTGGCAAGCGCGACGGGGACAACGGTAAAGCACACATCTCCAGAACGGATAAAGCGGTTCAAGTTCTTCCGTCCACCCTTGGATGAGCAGCGCGCGATCGCCCACATTCTCGGTACCCTTGACGACAAAATCGAACTCAATTGGCGAATGAACGAGACGCTGGCGGCAATGTCGCGAGCGCTGTTTAAATCGTGGTTCGTGGACTTCGATCCTGTTCGGGTGAAGGTAGAAGGTCGTAATGGTCCGTTGCCAGAGACCATAGGAGCGCACTTCCCGCATCGATTCAGCAAGGGAAAGGAGGGGCGTATCCCGGAAGGATGGTTCAACAGGGAGCTAGGCGAACTCGTCGACCTGCAACGAGGAACAACATATAAGAGCGGTCTCAAGCACCTGCCGGGGCCAGTCTTGCTTGGCCTAGCCTCCATCGAGAGAAACGGAGGATTTAGAGACCGGAATTTGTCAACTTACGGCGGACCATCTCCAGCCAATTTGATTCTTAGGCCAGGCGATATGTACGCTTCCCTAAAGGACGTGACCCAATCTGCCGATTTGCTTGGCGCCGTTGCCAAGGTTCCGCCATACATTGAGCAGGGTCGTCTCACCCAGGACACCGTCAAGTTGATCTTCAAGTCGGCTAAGACGTCCCGGCACATTGTCTATCAGACATTGCTGTCAGATGACTATCGAGTCTACTGCAGGGCACATGCTACAGGGACGACCAATCTCGGATTAAGCCGAGACGATTTCTTGGCTTTTCCCATTCTGCAGCCAAGCGAGAAAGTCCAACGCTTGTTCGATGATGCGATTGAACAGTTAGAATGTCGGATGGCGATCGCTGTTGGGGAATCCCGTACCCTCGCCGCTCTCCGCGACACCCTCCTCCCCAAGCTCATCTCCGGCGAACTCCGGGTGAAAGCCGCCGAGAAAATGCTCGAGGCCGTTGCGTGA
- a CDS encoding type I restriction-modification system subunit M, whose product MARGPGKSRGTKVDRSTEANGNGAFEAKLWAAADALRNNMDAAEYKHVVLGLIFLKYISDAFEAKHAELDAQRAQGADPEDPDEYRARNIFWVPPEARWSYLKSMAPQPTIGQLVDDAMTAIERDNTSLKSVLPKDFARPGLDKQRLSQIINLVSDIALGAPADRSKDTLGRVYEYFLSRFASAEGKSGGQFYTPSHVVRVLVEMLAPYKGRVYDPCCGSGGMFVQSEKFIEAHAGKLGDISIYGQESNYTTWRLAKMNLAIRGIDAQIGHGDTFHNDRHPDLKADYVLANPPFNDSDWRGDLLKDDKRWAYGTPPAGNANFAWVQHFIHHLSPTGLAGFVLANGSMSSNTSGEGEIRKAIIEADLVDCMVALPGQLFYSTQIPVCLWFLARNKKNGRFRDRRGETLFIDARKMGTLTDRVHRELTDEDIAKIAGTYHAWRGDKDAGDYADVPSFCKATALEDIRKHGHVLTPGRYVGAAAAEEDDEPFEDKMARLAATLWEQQKEAAKLDLAIAANLRELGHGG is encoded by the coding sequence ATGGCACGAGGTCCGGGGAAGAGCCGAGGGACAAAAGTCGATCGCAGCACTGAGGCCAATGGCAATGGCGCCTTCGAGGCGAAGCTATGGGCGGCGGCGGACGCCTTGCGCAACAACATGGATGCGGCCGAGTACAAGCATGTGGTGCTCGGGCTGATCTTCCTCAAATACATCTCCGACGCCTTCGAGGCGAAGCACGCGGAACTCGACGCGCAGCGCGCCCAGGGCGCCGATCCCGAGGATCCCGACGAGTATCGCGCCCGGAATATCTTCTGGGTTCCACCCGAAGCGCGCTGGAGCTACCTCAAGTCGATGGCGCCGCAGCCGACCATCGGCCAGCTCGTCGACGACGCCATGACCGCGATTGAGCGGGACAACACCTCGCTCAAGAGCGTGCTGCCGAAGGACTTTGCTCGGCCCGGCCTCGACAAGCAGCGGCTCAGTCAGATCATCAACCTCGTCAGCGACATCGCGCTCGGCGCACCCGCCGACCGTTCCAAGGACACGCTCGGCCGTGTCTACGAATATTTCCTATCGCGCTTCGCGAGCGCGGAAGGCAAGAGCGGCGGCCAGTTCTATACGCCGTCCCATGTCGTCCGCGTGCTGGTCGAGATGCTCGCGCCCTACAAGGGCCGCGTCTACGATCCCTGCTGCGGCTCCGGCGGCATGTTCGTGCAGAGCGAAAAGTTCATCGAGGCTCATGCCGGCAAGCTCGGCGACATCTCGATCTATGGTCAGGAATCGAACTATACGACCTGGCGCCTCGCCAAGATGAATCTCGCCATCCGCGGCATCGACGCCCAGATCGGTCATGGCGACACTTTCCACAATGACCGCCATCCTGACCTCAAGGCCGACTATGTGCTGGCCAATCCACCGTTCAATGATTCCGACTGGCGCGGCGATCTGTTGAAGGACGACAAGCGCTGGGCCTATGGCACGCCTCCCGCCGGCAACGCCAACTTCGCCTGGGTGCAGCATTTCATTCATCATCTCAGTCCCACAGGGCTTGCGGGCTTCGTGCTCGCCAACGGCTCGATGTCGTCGAATACGTCGGGCGAGGGAGAGATTCGCAAAGCGATCATCGAAGCCGATCTGGTCGACTGCATGGTGGCGCTGCCGGGACAGCTGTTCTACTCGACGCAAATTCCGGTCTGCCTCTGGTTCCTGGCGCGTAACAAGAAGAACGGCCGCTTCCGCGACCGTCGCGGCGAGACGCTGTTCATCGACGCGCGCAAGATGGGCACGTTGACTGACCGCGTGCATCGCGAGTTGACTGACGAAGACATTGCGAAGATCGCCGGCACCTACCACGCGTGGCGCGGCGACAAAGACGCCGGCGACTACGCCGACGTGCCGAGCTTCTGCAAGGCCACAGCGCTGGAAGACATCCGCAAACACGGCCACGTGCTCACGCCGGGGCGCTATGTCGGCGCGGCAGCAGCCGAGGAAGACGACGAGCCCTTCGAAGACAAAATGGCTAGGCTAGCCGCAACGCTATGGGAGCAGCAAAAAGAAGCGGCGAAGCTGGACCTTGCTATTGCGGCAAACCTGAGGGAGCTCGGGCATGGCGGCTGA
- a CDS encoding adenylate/guanylate cyclase domain-containing protein: MAGAKDKTWFLREGLFAKYVVSLVGLVVFVLAVNGAMETWISYRAIKASLTDGLEDKAQAAARRIEQSVSELERQISWVTTASRDTLEKRRADYAQLLQQVSVVSQLFQLNGEGREVLRVSRQSTTTGSNADLSRDMRFTDTVARGVSYSAVNFVDEKPVMSISVAHSGFNAGVTVAEIDLGFLSDFLSDAQVGKAAFAYVVDARGRVLAASSKGPDVGKDLSKLPQVAAAIAPGREPDTSGTDFNGHAVLSAASTVPKLGWSVLFEQPTVQALTPIRDQLVRIALLIGMGLLVAILAGTLLARRMIIPITALRDGAHKLGEGDFSHRIDVHTSDELEELAGQFNRMAGQLQETYSDLETKVEERTRDLAQSINELKVLEEVGRAVASSLDLNAVLPTIAARALEISHADAVVIYGYDAQRRRFNLVEADGIDQSADGAHVTIDEGENILSDAARSGEPIAIADLDHAAAQPLRDVAINAGFHAVLVVPLVDQQGTLGSLVVLRRLSGAFEGSLTGLMRTFANQAVLAMRNARLFTEVDHKSHALETANETVRAQADKLREQTEQLKNWNKSLEERVETQLGEIERIRKLERFLAPQVAQLIASSDSPEGLLTSQRREVTVVFCDLRGFTAFTEATEPEEAMNVLREYHAALGKLIFKYEGTLDKYAGDGVMILFNAPIQFEDHTTRAVKMAVEMRDTIGPLTERWRNRGHSLGFGIGIALGYATLGQVGFEQRLEYAAIGSVTNLASRLCGEALANQIVVSRRVYGMVEQSVEARALDDLQLKGFNHPVLAMEILGWREDEESVVDASAARRRG; this comes from the coding sequence ATGGCGGGAGCGAAAGACAAGACCTGGTTTCTGCGCGAGGGCCTGTTCGCCAAATATGTCGTCTCCCTCGTCGGCCTCGTCGTGTTCGTGCTCGCCGTCAACGGCGCGATGGAGACCTGGATCTCCTATCGCGCCATCAAGGCCTCGCTGACCGACGGGCTCGAGGACAAGGCGCAGGCCGCGGCCCGGCGCATCGAGCAATCCGTCTCCGAGCTCGAGCGCCAGATCAGCTGGGTGACGACGGCGAGCCGGGACACGCTGGAGAAACGTCGCGCCGACTACGCCCAGCTGCTGCAGCAGGTCTCGGTCGTCTCCCAGCTGTTCCAGCTCAATGGCGAGGGCCGCGAGGTGCTGCGCGTCTCGCGCCAGTCGACCACGACCGGCAGCAATGCCGACCTCTCCCGCGACATGCGCTTCACCGACACGGTTGCCCGTGGCGTCAGCTACTCGGCCGTCAATTTCGTCGATGAGAAGCCCGTGATGTCGATCTCGGTGGCGCATTCCGGCTTCAACGCCGGCGTCACCGTGGCCGAGATCGATCTCGGCTTCCTCTCCGACTTCCTGTCCGACGCCCAGGTCGGCAAGGCGGCGTTTGCCTATGTGGTCGACGCACGCGGCCGCGTGCTGGCGGCCTCGTCGAAGGGACCCGATGTCGGCAAGGATTTGTCGAAACTGCCGCAGGTCGCGGCTGCGATCGCACCCGGCCGTGAGCCGGATACGTCAGGCACCGACTTCAACGGCCATGCGGTGCTATCGGCCGCGAGCACGGTGCCGAAGCTCGGCTGGAGCGTGTTGTTCGAGCAGCCGACCGTGCAAGCGCTGACGCCGATCCGCGACCAGCTCGTGCGCATCGCGCTATTGATCGGCATGGGCCTCCTAGTCGCGATCCTCGCCGGCACGCTGCTCGCACGCCGCATGATCATCCCGATCACGGCGCTGCGCGACGGCGCGCACAAGCTCGGCGAAGGCGATTTCAGCCACCGCATCGACGTGCACACCTCCGACGAGCTGGAAGAGCTCGCCGGCCAGTTCAACCGTATGGCCGGCCAGCTCCAGGAGACCTATTCGGATCTCGAAACAAAGGTCGAAGAGCGCACCCGCGACCTCGCGCAGTCGATCAACGAGCTGAAGGTGCTGGAAGAGGTCGGCCGCGCGGTCGCCTCCTCGCTCGACCTCAACGCCGTGCTGCCGACCATCGCCGCCCGCGCGCTGGAGATCAGCCACGCCGACGCGGTGGTGATCTACGGCTATGATGCGCAGCGACGGCGCTTCAATCTGGTCGAGGCCGACGGCATCGACCAATCGGCTGACGGCGCCCATGTCACGATCGACGAAGGCGAGAACATTTTGAGCGATGCCGCCAGGAGCGGCGAGCCGATCGCGATTGCCGATCTCGATCACGCCGCCGCGCAGCCGCTGCGCGATGTCGCGATCAATGCCGGCTTCCACGCGGTGCTGGTGGTGCCACTGGTCGACCAGCAGGGCACGCTCGGCTCGCTGGTGGTGCTGCGGCGCTTAAGCGGCGCGTTCGAGGGCAGCCTCACCGGCTTGATGCGCACCTTCGCCAACCAGGCGGTGCTGGCGATGCGCAACGCGCGCCTGTTCACCGAGGTCGACCACAAGAGCCACGCGCTGGAGACGGCGAACGAGACCGTGCGCGCCCAGGCCGACAAGCTGCGCGAGCAGACCGAGCAGCTCAAGAACTGGAACAAGTCGCTGGAGGAGCGCGTCGAGACCCAGCTCGGCGAGATCGAGCGCATCCGCAAGCTCGAGCGTTTCCTGGCGCCGCAGGTGGCGCAGCTGATCGCCTCCTCCGACAGTCCCGAGGGGCTGCTCACCAGCCAGCGCCGCGAGGTGACGGTGGTGTTCTGCGACCTGCGCGGCTTCACCGCGTTCACGGAAGCGACCGAGCCGGAAGAGGCGATGAACGTGCTGCGCGAATATCACGCGGCGCTCGGCAAGCTGATCTTCAAATATGAGGGTACGCTCGACAAATATGCCGGCGACGGCGTGATGATCCTGTTCAACGCGCCGATCCAGTTCGAGGACCACACCACACGCGCCGTGAAGATGGCGGTGGAGATGCGCGACACGATCGGCCCGCTGACCGAGCGCTGGCGCAACCGCGGCCACAGCCTCGGCTTCGGCATCGGCATCGCGCTCGGCTATGCCACGCTCGGCCAGGTCGGCTTCGAGCAGCGGCTGGAATATGCCGCGATCGGCAGCGTCACCAACCTCGCCTCCCGCCTCTGCGGCGAGGCCCTGGCCAACCAGATCGTGGTGAGCCGCCGCGTCTACGGCATGGTCGAGCAATCCGTCGAAGCCCGCGCGCTCGACGATCTCCAGCTCAAGGGGTTTAACCACCCCGTGCTGGCGATGGAGATTCTTGGCTGGCGCGAGGACGAGGAGAGTGTCGTGGACGCCTCGGCTGCGCGGCGGAGAGGGTAA
- a CDS encoding AsmA family protein, producing MRAVKFAGAAVAAIIVVIALLLVIGIPSGFLTATIASRVEQASGYRLTIDGTTKISLWPTLNVTLNDLTLQDPKDRSGITRLTIDSVQADMSLASVWSGRPDISEIVVTHPVMYQPLLRERRPNADASPKPLALDMDGASIDRVKITNGEIAFSRLRDRIDGRISAINAEAIMGRDRKVNIAGTARVGEHPTKFDIKATTPAPPIERQAMPVDFTIDMPDVLKSQLAGHAELRLNGAVVMVNGVNGTLGDGAFNGWASVDIASKPLVKVDLDFQRLAIPLAKSPDGTTGRPWSDAPIDVSGLNYVDAQIRISANEAVIGDARLAPLALDAKLAGGILKAGTANLGAYGGQVSGEVILDATSGAPSFAMHSDLVGVRALPLLQGLAEFDRIDGKLQAKLALRSAGTSQRALMANMQGTAFVSFQDGAIRGINVAQMIRSLTSGTLSGWQDNQNNSQEQSTDLSQLSASFRIDKGQAVTTDLNLIGPLVRVTGAGTIALDTKMMGFRVEPKLVMTTEGQGRASDPVGFGIPVMITGAWSQPRIYPDMAGVLDNPDAAYARLREMGKGLFGPDGAGLGNILNSFGLGGAATPGGGNAAGNANPQTQQQGQGQGQGQNNPLGGQLGEAIGNLIQQGLSSGAGNNGTGRSRSLPGAPTTPAPQASPTPPTQDAPEAQQDSQPMNDVMRQLFNR from the coding sequence ATGAGAGCAGTGAAATTCGCCGGCGCGGCGGTGGCCGCAATCATCGTCGTGATCGCCCTCCTGCTGGTGATCGGGATCCCTTCGGGCTTCCTGACCGCGACGATCGCCTCGCGCGTCGAGCAGGCGAGCGGCTATCGCCTGACGATCGACGGCACCACCAAGATCAGCCTGTGGCCGACGCTGAACGTCACGCTGAACGACCTCACGCTCCAGGACCCCAAGGACCGCAGCGGCATCACGCGCCTGACGATCGACAGCGTGCAGGCCGACATGTCGCTCGCAAGCGTGTGGTCGGGCCGCCCTGACATCAGCGAGATCGTCGTCACCCATCCCGTGATGTACCAGCCGCTGCTGCGTGAGCGCCGGCCCAACGCCGATGCATCGCCGAAGCCGCTCGCGCTCGACATGGATGGCGCGAGCATCGACCGCGTCAAGATCACCAACGGCGAAATCGCATTCTCGCGCCTGCGCGATCGCATCGACGGCCGCATCAGCGCGATCAATGCCGAAGCGATCATGGGCCGCGACCGCAAGGTCAATATCGCCGGCACCGCGCGCGTTGGCGAGCACCCGACCAAGTTCGACATCAAGGCGACCACGCCGGCGCCGCCGATCGAGCGGCAGGCCATGCCGGTGGATTTCACCATCGACATGCCTGACGTGCTGAAGTCTCAGCTCGCCGGCCACGCGGAGCTGCGGCTCAATGGCGCGGTCGTGATGGTCAACGGCGTCAACGGCACGCTCGGCGATGGCGCCTTCAACGGCTGGGCCTCGGTCGACATCGCGAGCAAGCCGCTGGTGAAGGTCGATCTCGACTTCCAGCGGCTCGCAATCCCGCTGGCGAAATCGCCTGACGGCACGACCGGGCGGCCTTGGAGCGATGCGCCGATCGACGTGTCCGGGCTCAACTATGTCGACGCGCAGATCAGGATCTCGGCGAACGAAGCCGTCATCGGCGATGCCCGTCTTGCGCCGCTGGCGCTCGATGCGAAACTCGCCGGCGGCATCTTGAAGGCGGGCACCGCCAATCTCGGCGCCTATGGCGGCCAGGTCTCGGGCGAGGTGATCCTCGATGCGACCAGCGGCGCGCCGAGCTTTGCGATGCATTCCGACCTCGTCGGTGTGCGTGCGCTGCCGCTGCTGCAGGGCCTTGCCGAATTCGACCGGATCGACGGCAAGCTGCAAGCCAAGCTCGCGCTGCGCAGCGCCGGCACCAGCCAGCGTGCGCTGATGGCGAACATGCAGGGCACGGCCTTCGTCAGTTTCCAGGACGGCGCCATCCGCGGCATCAATGTCGCGCAGATGATCCGCTCGCTGACGTCGGGCACGCTGTCGGGCTGGCAGGACAACCAGAACAACAGCCAGGAGCAGAGCACCGACCTGTCGCAGCTCTCGGCGTCCTTCCGCATCGACAAGGGCCAGGCGGTGACGACCGATCTCAATCTGATCGGGCCGCTGGTGCGCGTCACCGGCGCCGGCACCATCGCGCTCGACACCAAGATGATGGGCTTTCGCGTCGAGCCGAAACTGGTGATGACGACCGAAGGCCAGGGCCGCGCCTCCGATCCGGTCGGCTTCGGCATTCCCGTGATGATTACCGGCGCGTGGTCGCAACCGCGGATCTATCCTGATATGGCCGGCGTGCTCGACAATCCGGATGCCGCCTATGCCAGGCTGCGTGAGATGGGCAAGGGCCTGTTCGGCCCCGATGGTGCCGGGCTCGGCAACATCCTGAACAGCTTCGGCCTCGGCGGCGCCGCCACACCGGGTGGCGGCAACGCGGCGGGCAATGCCAATCCGCAGACGCAGCAGCAGGGCCAAGGACAGGGGCAAGGGCAGAACAATCCGCTCGGCGGCCAGCTGGGGGAAGCGATCGGCAATCTGATCCAGCAGGGGCTCTCGAGCGGCGCGGGAAACAACGGCACCGGCCGAAGCCGCAGCCTGCCCGGCGCGCCGACCACCCCGGCACCCCAGGCTTCGCCGACCCCTCCGACCCAGGACGCGCCTGAGGCGCAGCAGGATAGCCAGCCGATGAACGACGTGATGCGGCAGCTGTTTAATCGGTGA